The following proteins come from a genomic window of Chryseobacterium glaciei:
- a CDS encoding tyrosine-type recombinase/integrase: MDEETIYQYRKELQNLGYSKTVTSSYPRQVRRFLEYSKKLFTEIDTEDIKIYHEHIKKVKGIKTKKTFSETYIYSILLSIKIYFNYLERSGEIKSNPYQLTIKHPKSKERKVFTSEEIGKLYAKSSKLQAIILHLCYACGLRRTEAVELRIKDIDLENCILYIRKGKGKKRRVIPFTKQVKRDLEDFISTETINRQPSTDNQNLLNITGDYIYKQFKKLLKDTELNTQEFTLHCLRHTIATQLLEQGMELEKVRDFLGHSQLSATQIYTRILIK; the protein is encoded by the coding sequence ATGGATGAAGAAACAATTTATCAGTACAGAAAAGAGTTACAAAACTTAGGATACAGTAAAACCGTTACCAGCAGCTATCCCAGACAAGTAAGAAGATTTTTAGAATACAGTAAAAAACTCTTTACAGAAATCGATACAGAAGATATTAAAATCTACCACGAACATATCAAAAAAGTAAAAGGAATAAAGACAAAAAAGACATTTAGTGAAACTTATATTTATTCTATTTTATTATCTATAAAAATCTATTTTAATTATCTCGAAAGATCAGGAGAAATAAAAAGTAATCCTTATCAACTCACAATAAAGCATCCAAAAAGTAAAGAAAGAAAAGTATTTACAAGTGAAGAAATTGGAAAGCTATATGCTAAAAGCAGTAAGCTACAAGCTATTATACTACATCTATGCTACGCATGCGGACTGAGAAGAACAGAAGCTGTAGAACTAAGAATTAAAGACATAGATCTTGAAAACTGCATCCTATATATAAGAAAAGGTAAAGGTAAAAAACGAAGAGTAATACCGTTTACAAAACAAGTGAAAAGAGATCTTGAAGATTTTATTTCAACTGAAACCATCAACAGACAACCATCAACAGACAACCAAAATCTACTCAATATTACAGGAGATTATATTTATAAACAGTTTAAAAAGTTACTCAAAGATACAGAACTCAATACTCAGGAATTTACACTCCATTGTTTAAGACATACTATTGCAACACAACTATTAGAGCAAGGAATGGAACTCGAAAAAGTAAGAGATTTTTTAGGGCACTCACAATTATCCGCCACACAGATTTACACAAGAATTTTAATCAAATGA